The nucleotide sequence ctactattcattactacacgatcctacgaaatcttaggtgatatcccgattctacgatccctacgatactataaaatattatttaaaataacatggtttgaaaataatgtaaataaacatgctcaaatttatataaaaatcagttaaatatatcaaaccaacatggtttctcttgataaatgtctctatttgcatgatatatatcattactatattttttaatatataatggctatatataattaatataaatattaattaaactttgaaaaaaaaagaaatctcatagtatcccgattctacgatacgatattactttaaaaaaataatactgcCCCGATCCTGACAACCTGGCTTAACGTGCACCACGAGACGACGCTGTACTCACCGGCCGGACAGAAATCGATCGACAAGTTAGCCAAATTCGTCACACACACAGCGTTAGCGGTGTGTTACCGAGATATTTTTTGTGTGCTCAGTGATGATCTGTCTGCCTCTGCTCACCACTGGCATGAAGGTGTGGGTGTAAAGTTTATAaagtatacggatacacatttgaagtattaaacgtagattaatacacaacaaattacagattccgtctgtaaactgtgagacgaatttattaagcataattaatccgtcattagcaaatatttactgtagcatcacattatcaaatcatgacgtaattaggctcaaaagattcgtctcacaatttacatgcaaactgtgcaattggttttttttccccaCATTTAATATgatatgcatgtgtctaaatatttaatgtgacgtttttgatcaatttttttatctaaataAGATCTAAGGCAACGACCAACCGCACTGAACTACTACTGGTGTTGTACTCCTAGATGGAGTAACTCGTAGCTGAAAAACGTGACCGGTGGTTTTTTTTCCCCTACGGCGCGATACGGACGATGGTCACGTTACCATCAGCTCGATCGGCGGCTCGATCACATTCTGACTTTCTCAGATCACAGCAATGGTGATCCGATACCTTGAACCTCGCGTTGCCACCTTCTTTGCAATGCGGATTGTTAACTGTTAGACTCAAAATTCACATGCTCCCGCCCCTAAATGGTTGACATGGCACGGTAGGAGGCTAACTAAATAacggaaaataaattaaaattatacatttCTTTCACCGATTTTACAGGAATATACATATTTTTAGAAGGAATTGGCAGAAATATACCATTGTCGCACAGCGGGAATACGAACTCGCAGTGAGTTCGTAAAGTGAGTGAGCAAATTCATAACGTGTTAGTGATGTCATCACGAGTTTGCACGATGAGTGTGTGACTTCATGCGGAGAAAAGTTAACTCGCGCGACTGAGTAGCGAGAACGGCCAGGGCGAGCTCGCCattagggggggaggggggatcctaatgggcgatcgatcgtccGGAGACGGGGGtagcgatcgatcccctcccccctccctcccttcacccctccacctggtttccttttttggcaccgcattactttcctattttagtaaatttatatacctaaagtttatacacctcaagtttacacatctaaagtttagagaccaaaagtttatgtcaaaagtttatatatccgattcaaatttgaatttgaattcaaaattttttttataatagtatttctatacatctaaaatttatagacctaaagtttataacccaaaagtttacatacccgtttcaaatttgaatttgaattatatccgattcaaatttgaatttgaattcaaatattttctatatatagtatttctatacatctaaagtttatacacctaaagtttatagacccaaagtttataagtcaaaagtttacatacccgattcaaatttgaatttgaattcaaatattttcaatatatagtatttctatacatctaaaagtttatacacctaaagtttatagacccaaagtttataagtcaaaagtttacatacccgattcaaattttttatatatagtatttctatacataattttttctaactttttgttcttttaaaaaaatttgtgtggtgtactgtaataggatgagaagaaggggaggaggaaggagagagaggagggaggagtgtatcgtataggggagggggcgggcgggtgatcgctgggcAGATgggggagcgatcacccgcccattagcattctcggggggagggggtggtgcATGAATAGTTATCAAACTCGCATCGACATATACCTTAGTaaccaaataaaaaaaccaTATTTAACGATGACATCAAGACACGGTATTTATTAACAATATTTAGCCAAACCCGACATCTACTTAGAGCTAATTACAAACGCTTTAACCAGATTCAACATAATTACAACATGTCATAGTATTAACGATTTTTGACCAGTAAATACCTCAACTACCCATTTCTACACCTACCCTATTGTCATTCACGCGATACATCATGTGTCTCATTTAGTTTGCTTTAATTTCATTCAAGAGATAGCGTAGATTAAAAGTTCTACTACATTTTTTTCTAACATCTAATACAACTCTTAGGCGGCCTACGATATTGTaatcgacacaaactctaagatGAATTGATAATCATAACAACGATGAACAATGAGGTTCTTGCTCACTGCTCAGTACATGTAGCCCCTAAAGAAGATGTTATATCTACACAGACTGAGGCCATATTTAGATGCCAAGTTTGAATCCCAAAAACGTaacatcgaacttttctacacatagaaactttcaactttttcgtcatatCGTtcaaatttcttcaaacttccaattttagcgtagAACtatgagggtgtgtttagttccacgtcaaaattggaagttcgattgaaattagaacgatgtgacagaaaaattgaaagtttgtatgtgtaggaaagttcgatgtgactgaaaagttgtaggtttaaagaaaaaagttgaaatctacACAGGGACTGGAGTAGCTGAGCTCCCAATAATTTGCGTTTCATCAAAGTGAGCATGTGTTTCTTGTGGCCACGAAGTTATTAGTCGTCAATGATTCATGGCCGGTCAGGCAGGAGTCCGGACTCCGGACTAGACCAATCGCACGGCCCTTGGGCGATGAATACGGGATGAGAAATTTAACCGCGTTTGGTGCAATGGACcaccgatctctctctctctctctctctctctctctaccataAAAATCCATAATCTCCGGTTGCCCGCATCTACCCCAGTCGACGACAAATGGGCAGTTTCCTGGAAGAAGCGGCAACGCCAAATGGCGTCTGATCGATTTTCCAAGGAGCACGGTGCCCTGATGGCCTGGGTGCAGGACTGAAGATGCAATTGCGGAGGCCGTACTCACACGGAATATGTTGTCCAGTACTACTCCAGAAAGTCCAGATGATCCCTCGATGGAGGCAGGGGATGGAATGAGCTATGAGCTGTTTAAACTGTCCTTTTAATTAGAAACTATACCGATatatatgaaaagaaaaggatcaGATTATTATCTTGTTTAGGCTTTGTTTGAGGAAGCTtatggccttgtttggatcctccgagctattaaatagccatccggaatcttgctatttaggagtattaaacgtagattaccgacGAAActgattccataacccctaggttattttgcgagacgaatctaatgatgtatattaatccatgattagcggctgatactgtagcatcactgtagcaaatcatggattaatatagctcgttagattcgtctcacaaaataGGCTAGAAGTTATGGAATGGGTTCTGTccgtaatctacgtttaatactccttaaatagcaagattccggagggctattgatccaaacaaggccataTATGTTTAGGTTTTGTTTGAGGGAGTTGTTTCTGGCACCTACTGCTTCTCTTGTAATTTTCAGCTTTTCAAACAGTCTAGTTATTTTAAGGATTCATAGGTGTAGAATGTAAAAAAAGATCTAAAAGTCAAAagctttttttaaaattctCACCAGTTAGCTACTTAGAATCTCGAGTTTCCTCGAAGGGCCAACATGGTCTTTCAGGTAAGGAATTTTGAACGAAATGGATACTGCACTTGTAAAAACTAGCAGGGATCATTGGATCAGAGCAGAGGAGAAACTAGTCTAGTCTGATTCTTCTTTCAAAACATGCAAGCAAAGGGACAGCAATACCACAGTAGGGTTTAGCgttgtgaattttttttcaaaaaaaatgcatcaCTCAGAGTAACAACTGAAATTTCTGATAAAAAATTTCAACATTTCTTAGCTGAATTTGAACAGGTTTTGCTGTTTTTAGCTAACAAACATGTTAAACCGGCATATGGAAACATGCATGTGCCAAATGCATTACATTGTTCGAACACATCTATAAAAGGGCAGATGTCCCAGTAAATTAAAAGACAAATATCTctctagattaaaaaaaaataagacaCAAATATATGTCCCATATTAAACATATAAATCCTCAAGCAACAAGGAGCCAAAATAGTAACAATGTAATTTATACGGCGAAACCGAACGAGAAATGAAGAATTTGCACATACACAGTGTTTATTCCCGAAACATGGTGAGGCTGAGGTGGGTAACCAGCTAGACAGATATAAACTGCAGTGAGCATACGGCTCCAGCAGCAAACAATGTGGAGAACAAACAACCCGTGTGTGTGCTTATATATATTCCAGGATGCCAATGGTCAGGCAGAATTAACCACCAGCTTGATTCCTAGTATTGATTAAGTTCTTACTAGTAGTAATGTAGTAGTATTGAGTAATTATTCATGCTTTGAAGCTACGGGGGAATACACTAGCACTAGCAACCAGCCAACCACGCATCTCTTCCCCACAGATCACTTGACACTTGACAGTGAACTGTAAGCTAAGAGGTCATATCATATCTCCTGCTTTATTGTCATCTCTTGGCCAAACCCAAGCCAAGATTTGTCACCGTTAGCTTGCTTGGACGGTGCAGCGGTGCAGTTAGCTTGGTATGGAGCATTTGCATTCATCCTGGAGTGGTTGAAGAGCATGGAGAATTTTAGGGCCATAAACTTGGTCTGACAGCCAGTTTTTGACAGCGAAAGGCAAGTATTTCAGATAGAAGTTGAAAGCCACTCAGTTACCTACCTGCCCTTTCTCTTCTCGAGAAACCTATGGAGCGAGTTCCTCCTTGCAATCGGCAGATCTGTAACAAATCAAAAATCAGTCATTCGTTAAGGATTCCTACATTGTTTCACATGTAGTAGATAAATTTAAGCATAGTAGATGGAAATTAATTAGCACTGTGATGGTAAAATGTAAAACTGCAAAAGAATGAACAGTTGTTATTACCGGGAAGACTGTTGTGTGCGGGTCGGGGCAGGCTCTGCGTTGCCGCGGTGCCGGTGTTCTTGTCGACGCCATCGCCTGTGCTTACGATTTGTAAGAGATCCTTGACCTTGGTGGACGGGAAGTTCTCAAAGACGACTACTTTTCCACCGTAGAAGATGGTCAGCTGTTGAGCCTTCTCTCCAGC is from Oryza sativa Japonica Group chromosome 9, ASM3414082v1 and encodes:
- the LOC4347164 gene encoding protein TIFY 10c produces the protein MAGRATATATAAGKDRSSFAVTCSLLSQFLKEKKGGGGGLQGLGLGLRPAPAAPPAAGAGGAFRPPPTTMNLLSGLDAPAVEVEPNTAETAADELPLIKAPADQQSDESASEAAGEKAQQLTIFYGGKVVVFENFPSTKVKDLLQIVSTGDGVDKNTGTAATQSLPRPAHNSLPDLPIARRNSLHRFLEKRKGRMNANAPYQANCTAAPSKQANGDKSWLGFGQEMTIKQEI